In the genome of Palaemon carinicauda isolate YSFRI2023 chromosome 15, ASM3689809v2, whole genome shotgun sequence, one region contains:
- the LOC137654773 gene encoding cyclin-dependent kinase 14-like, with the protein MKLDQLGEGSYATVYKGYSNLTNQVVALKEIRLQEEEGAPFTAIREASLLKQLKHANIVTLHDIIHTRETLTFVFEYVHTDLSQYLEKHGGGLHPRNVKLFLFQLLRGLSFCHRRRILHRDIKPQNLLISEIGELKIADFGLARAKSVPSHTYSHEVVTLWYRPPDVLLGSTDYSTSLDMWGVGCIFSEMITGVPAFPGVRDIQDQLDKIFKVVGTPTEETWMGVTQLPNYKSHRLVLHRPRRLSSLFPRLNDIPHAESLATQFLQIQPNKRLSSEAALRNVYFADLPPHIYELDPEQSIFSVGGVRIAQEPRNYPTSVIQAAREIRKLV; encoded by the exons ATGAAATTAGATCAGTTAGGCGAAGGATCTTACGCTACCGTATATAAAGGATACAGCAA TTTAACGAATCAAGTAGTTGCTCTGAAGGAGATTCGGCTTCAGGAGGAGGAAGGTGCGCCCTTCACCGCCATACGGGAGGCTTCTCTTCTTAAGCAGCTCAAACACGCCAATATTGTTACTTTACACGACATCATTCACACAAGAGAAACACTCACATTCGTTTTTGAATATGTG CACACGGACTTGTCCCAGTATTTAGAGAAACATGGTGGAGGCCTTCATCCGCGGAACGTGAAGTTATTCCTCTTCCAGCTCCTACGAGGTCTTTCATTCTGCCATCGACGACGTATCTTGCATAGAGATATCAAACCCCAAAATCTGCTCATCTCCGAAATTGGTGAACTCAAGATTGCCGACTTCG GACTCGCCCGTGCCAAGTCTGTTCCATCTCACACTTACTCCCACGAGGTGGTAACACTCTGGTATCGACCGCCGGATGTTCTTTTGGGATCTACAGACTATTCTACCTCTCTGGACATGTGGGGTGTTGGGTGTATATTCTCAGAGATGATCACAGGTGTTCCAGCGTTTCCAGGTGTCAGAGATATTCAAGATCAGTTGGATAAGATTTTCAAG GTCGTTGGAACTCCCACTGAGGAAACGTGGATGGGTGTTACTCAGCTACCGAATTATAAATCTCATCGGTTGGTGCTCCACCGTCCCCGCAGACTATCATCTCTATTCCCCAGACTCAATGACATTCCTCATGCAGAGTCTTTAGCAACACAGTTCCTACAG ATTCAACCCAACAAACGGCTGTCATCAGAGGCTGCTTTGAGAAATGTATATTTTGCAGATTTGCCTCCGCACATATATGAATTAGATCCGG AACAATCGATTTTTTCAGTGGGAGGCGTACGAATAGCTCAGGAGCCTCGTAATTATCCAACTTCTGTAATACAAGCTGCTAGAGAAATCCGCAAATTGGTATAA